From Candidatus Limnocylindrales bacterium:
ATAAACTCGTTAAAAGTACGTTCTAGCTCTCGACCGCGGCCTGAAACACTGGTTGTATAGCCTGGGGGCAGGTTCATCTCGGCAACTGCTTTTCGCAGGGCTTCCAGTCGATCCGCCAGGGCATAGCCAGGTGCGATCGATGCCCGTAAACTCACCTGTCGTTGTCGATCCAAACGGTCTATTCGTGAAGGGCCTTGAGCCGGAACGATTCGTACAATGTTATCCAGTCGTACCAGTCCCTCTCCCCGGTGAGGAAGATAGAGCCGTGAGATGGTCTCCGGGTTATTTCGATCTTCTTCAACCAGGCGAAGTTGCACATCATAATCGTCATTGACCGATATATCTCGAAATCGTGAGACTTTCTGATCTCCCCCCACCATCAAGCGAAGTGCTGTAGCAATATCTGTGGGATCAACACCCAAATCTGCAGCACGGGCCCGATCGATTTCCACATGCAACTCAGGTTTATCCAACCTCAGGGTGGTATCTGCGTCTATAATCCCCAATTCCTGGGATCTTTCTCGAAGTTGCTCGGCATAGGTTGCAAGGGCCGTAAGATCAGGCCCCCGAAGTACAAAATCGATCTCAAAATTACCACTTCCAATATTGAAGGAGGGGGCATTACGTACCGTAAAACGAATATTACGATATTTCTTCAGGCGGCGTCGTACGTCCTGCATAACATCCCGCTGGGTATAATTACCCCGAAAAGCCTGGAGGGGATCGCCGTGTAAAATTCCATGCCATAACCGGGTAAGAGAGAAGGTACGTTCTTCATGGGGTGCAATGCGAACATATACGCTCCCCTGATTAACCCGGCTGAGAAACCCGCCCCCTGCCGAAGCCAAAACAAGCCGTACGCCTGGAGTTGAGCGTAACTCAGACTCAACGGCCTGCATAATTTTATCCATAGCGGCAAGACTGGTACCTTCCGGTGCGGTTACAATCACATTAAACTCGGCTTCATCGACATCGCTGGGAATATATTCCTGTTTGACCAGCCTGTAAAGGGGTATGGAGGAAGCCATGACCCCCAGGGCGAGAAGACAGATCAGGGCTCTGTGATGGATGGCAAAGGCCAGAGTCCGGGCATATCCCCGATCGAGCCAGGCATAGAACCCTTTCCTGGATCGAGCCGGGCTGTGAGCATCTCCCATAACTGCGTCCTCAGCCCGCAATAGACGTGCACTCATCATAGGGGTTAGAGTGAAAGAAACCAGCAGGCTAACCAGAACCGCTACAGCCGCAGTAATACCGAATTGATAAAGGAAACGGCCCGAAATACTTGACATGAAGGAAACAGGAACGAAGATGACTACAAGGCTTAAAGTGGTGGCCATGACAGCCAGACCGATCTCTGCTGTGGCCAGGCGGGCGGCCTCGAACGGTCGCATTTTCTTCTCCTCAACGAAACGAAAGATGTTCTCCAACACCACAATGGCATCATCGATGACGACTCCAACCATCAAGACCAAAGCCAGCATCGTCACGCTATTCAATGTGAAGTCCAGGGCCCACATCATGCCAAACGTAGCAATAACAGAAGTGGGGATAGCAATTCCTGCAATAAGGGTGGAGCGCCAGCTCCGCATGAAGATCAGAACAACCAGGCAGGCCAGAAGGCTCCCTAAAATGAGGTGCAGGTTGATCTCGTGGAGTGCTGCATAAATATAACGGGACTGATCTTGAATGACCTCTAGCCTTACATCTGGTGGTAGTTGAGAAGAAATCTTTGCGAGGCTTTTCTTGGCAGCTTCGATGACGGCAACAGTATTGGCCCCTGATTGACGCCGAATCTCCAGGGTAACCGTCGGTACGCCGTTTAACCGGGCCAGTGAGCGTTGCTCCTTCGTTCCATCCTCAACCCAACCAATATCCTGAATTCGAATGGGTACGCCGTTGACAGTCGCAATAACCAGTTCGTTGAACTCCTTTGGATCTATCACACGCCCCATGGTACGGAGGACATGCTCTACGGGACCTGCCGTCACATTTCCACCCGGTACATCCACATTCTGACGTACAATGGTATCCCGTACCGCCGTAATGGGAATATGATAGGCTGCAAGTTTATGAGCACTAACCCAAACATTAATGGCCCGTTCCAAACCCCCAACAATGCGTACCTCTCCGACTCCCGAGGACCGCTCCAGTTGTACCTTTACAATCTTATCTGCAAGCTCGGTTAATTCCCGAACAGGCCGGTTAGCAGAAAGGGCCACGGTCATGACAGGAGAGGAATCATTATCGAATTTTGATACAACAGGTGGATCTACATTGCTGGGTAAATCCGGCAGGATTGTAGCAATACGATCCCGTACATCCTGGGCAGCCGTGTCAATGTTTCGGTCCAGATTAAAGGTAATAATAACAACCGAACTACCCTGACCCGAAACCGAACGGAGTTCATTAATACCCTCCACTGTATTGACAGCTTCTTCAATCCGTTGGGAGACCTCTGTTTCAACCTCTTCTGCCGAGGCACCTGGAAACGTTGTGCGTATGCTGATGGTGGGTACATCAACCGAGGGAAAACGATCAACCCCCAGCCGAAAGTAACTGGTTGCTCCTACAACGACCAGGGCCAGGATAAGCATCGATGCAAAGATGGGACGCTGAATACAAACTTCGGCAAGTTTTTGCATAAGACCTTTCGGAATAATAACCCTTCAGACTTAATCTGATGAAGGCTTACCTGAAATACACTACCATGCTTTTATAAAATAAGCAAGTTTATTATGGTTCCTCGTAACTGTAATCATTTAGTAGGGGTCACTTTTTTCTGTCTGCATACCCCCCTAGAGGGGGGCCAGGGGGGTAGCCGCTGCTGAAGTCCCCTCTGGAGGGGGGGCCAGGAGGGTGTTTCTTTTTCCACCTACTAAGGGGCCAGGAGGGTGTTTCTTTTTCCACCTACTAAATTGATACGGATACTGGTTCCTCTACCCAAGAAGGGACCACATAAATAGCCGTCTGAGTTCCTTCCCATCTCTATAGAGTTGATTTTACTTTCGTTTTCTCTCCAGTGGAAAGATCTCCTTTACAGGTATGCCAGGAGGCGACCACAGGAGATAACTCCGGTCCAGAAGATAAGGGAGAGGATCCCGGCAAGCTTCGCAGCCCAAGGGGTTTCAATTTCCTGGTTCCAGGTCTTCACCGATT
This genomic window contains:
- a CDS encoding efflux RND transporter permease subunit, whose amino-acid sequence is MQKLAEVCIQRPIFASMLILALVVVGATSYFRLGVDRFPSVDVPTISIRTTFPGASAEEVETEVSQRIEEAVNTVEGINELRSVSGQGSSVVIITFNLDRNIDTAAQDVRDRIATILPDLPSNVDPPVVSKFDNDSSPVMTVALSANRPVRELTELADKIVKVQLERSSGVGEVRIVGGLERAINVWVSAHKLAAYHIPITAVRDTIVRQNVDVPGGNVTAGPVEHVLRTMGRVIDPKEFNELVIATVNGVPIRIQDIGWVEDGTKEQRSLARLNGVPTVTLEIRRQSGANTVAVIEAAKKSLAKISSQLPPDVRLEVIQDQSRYIYAALHEINLHLILGSLLACLVVLIFMRSWRSTLIAGIAIPTSVIATFGMMWALDFTLNSVTMLALVLMVGVVIDDAIVVLENIFRFVEEKKMRPFEAARLATAEIGLAVMATTLSLVVIFVPVSFMSSISGRFLYQFGITAAVAVLVSLLVSFTLTPMMSARLLRAEDAVMGDAHSPARSRKGFYAWLDRGYARTLAFAIHHRALICLLALGVMASSIPLYRLVKQEYIPSDVDEAEFNVIVTAPEGTSLAAMDKIMQAVESELRSTPGVRLVLASAGGGFLSRVNQGSVYVRIAPHEERTFSLTRLWHGILHGDPLQAFRGNYTQRDVMQDVRRRLKKYRNIRFTVRNAPSFNIGSGNFEIDFVLRGPDLTALATYAEQLRERSQELGIIDADTTLRLDKPELHVEIDRARAADLGVDPTDIATALRLMVGGDQKVSRFRDISVNDDYDVQLRLVEEDRNNPETISRLYLPHRGEGLVRLDNIVRIVPAQGPSRIDRLDRQRQVSLRASIAPGYALADRLEALRKAVAEMNLPPGYTTSVSGRGRELERTFNEFIWAFSLSIVFMYMILASQFESLIHPFTILLSLPLSVPFALLSLWFTGNTLNLYSALGILVLFGVVKKNSILQIDHMNNLRANGMDRTAAIMQGNRDRLRPILMTTLALVAGMLPLAVGTGPGAEERRTIAVVVIGGQTLSLFPTLLVTPVAYSLLDDLGSLLQRRRLAIRKLQLAGRFQLQELWQGNGQVPSPSAEDHPVPIPLHPTEDKPDKTP